ATTTTCCCCGCTAAAACTAAACCTTTTAATTCCGAATTAGTATAACCAGCCAATTGATAACTGGAAATAGCTTTATCTTCGACATCTTTATCCCCCGATGTCTGAGAGTTATCGTCTTTTATTTCAATTGAGTCATCAAATTCATCATTAGCAAGTTTAGCTGGTTTTTGATCAATTGTGGAATTCAGTTGCTGAGTATCACTATTTACTACCGCATTTTCGCTTTTGCTACGATATCCAACATATTCACGACTGAGTTCCATCGTATCATATTTGTAATAACTGTTAGCTGCATCATCTGCCGCATTCTGACCATAAATACTATCCGAAGTAGGTTTTACTGTGACCTCATCAATTCTTTTCGAAAGTGAAGAAGTAGACCCTTGAAGTTCAACAGAATTTAAACTTATTGCATCCATAACCAAGCTCCTTTCTAAATTAGTTTTAATAACTGTATCTATGCAAATTAAAGCATCTTAAGTTATTTGATAATCGCTATTGTTATTATATCATATTCCCTAAAACATTTCATATAAATTTTCAAGTAAAGCGTAAAAACAAATCATTTTGATCCCAATTCAAATCTAAGTAAAAAAACACTCCGACGAGACAGAGTGTTTTTTTTGATGCTATTTAGGGATTAAAATTTCTTATATGTTTTTGCATTAGCAAGTACTTCCATCACTTCTTCAAGTGATGATCCGATTGATGCTTCAACTGAACTAAACACGGCACCTTCAACGATGGGAGAATCAACAATTTTTACCTTGCTACTATCATCAAGCATTTCGATCGCCATTTCAGAACTCATCACAGCACTGCCAAGGTCAACCAAAATGACGACCCCATCACCCTGTTGAACGGTTTCAATTGCGGTAAGGATCTTAGAAACATCAGTACCAATGCTACCGTCTTCCATGCCGCCAGCGGCAGCAATCTTTACATCTGGTGCCATTTGCTTCGAAAGTTCAACTGCCCCTTCAGCAATTTTTTGACTATGTGATACTACTACTATTCCTACCATGAATCAATTACCCGCCTTTAAAGCAACTTCTTTTGCTGCCTGAAATACATAAGCCATCGATGTTGCACCAGGATCTTGATGCCCAAGACTACGTTCACCTAAGTAACTGGCTCGACCTTTAGTAGCAATAATTGTTTTTGTGTATTCAACACCTTCCCAAGCAGCTTGTTCAGCATCAACCAAAGCTTCCGTCATTGTTTTTCCATTAGCAATGCTGGTTTTGATCGCATCAATTGCCGGGATCATACTATCTAAAATAGTTTTTTCGCCTTTTACAGCCTTTCCCCGATACTGAATCCCTCCAACCGCTTCATCAAATGCCAAAATAATGTCTTCATTCGATAAGGTTTCTTTTCCTTTTACAGCAGCACTAGCTTTCATAAAAGCGGTTCCGTAAAGTGGCCCGGAAGCACCACCAACCGTTGAAACCAACGTCATTCCAACATTCTTTAAAATATCATCAATATTTTTTTCTTCAACTGCCGGTAGTTTTTCGATAACTGCTTTGAACCCTCGGCTCATATTGATACCATGATCACCATCACCGATGGCTTGGTCTAAATCGGTCAATTCTTGTCGATGTTCTGCCATTTTATCCGCATAAACCCGGATAAAATCCAGTACTTCTGCCTTTGTTGCCATTCCTGTTCCTCATTTCTTCTCTAAATATCTAAATTCGTTTTGTTTTTAATATATTTTAAAACCGATCGTGTCAGCTGGTGCTAGTAATAAATCTTTTAATTCAGCGTCAAGTTTTAGTAGCGTAATTGATGCCCCGGCCATATCAATAGAGGTCATATAATCGCCAACAAATGTTTTAACGACTTTAATGCCTTTATCAGCTAATATTTGCTGAACTCGCCGATTAAGAATATAAAGCTCCATCGGTGGTGTTGCACCCGCACCATTAACCATTACTGCTACTTCATCTCCCGCACCAGGATTCATATCTTTTAAAATACGTTCCATTAGATAATCAACGATTTCATCAGCAGTTTGAATTGGCTTTCTTTCGGTTCCCGGTTCCCCATGAATACCGATACCCAATTCCATCTCATCTTCGGATAATTCGAAACCAGGTTTACCAGCAGCGGGCACAGTACATGGTTTTAAGGCAACGCCCATGGTGTGAATATTAGCAATAACTTTTTCGGCAGTCGCTTTTACGTCCTCCAAACTGGCCCCAGTTTCTGCTTTGGCTCCAGCAATTTTATGTACAAATACCGTTCCTGCAACGCCACGGCGGCCAGTCGTATAAAGGCTATCTTCAACTGCAACATCATCATTCGTTACGACATTAGCTACCTTGATCCCTTCCGCTTCAGCAAGCTCCGCTGCCATTTCAAAATTCATAATATCACCGGTATAATTTTTAATAACTAATAACACACCTTCTCCGGCATCAACTGCTTTAATCGCTTCAAAAACCTGATCAGGCGTAGGCGACGTAAATACCGAACCGGCAACAGCACCATCTAACATGCCTTTGCCTACAAATCCGCCATGAGAAGGTTCATGTCCGCTTCCGCCGCCGCTTACCAAGGCTACTTTGCCAACTTTTTTATCTGCTCTCACGAGCACGTCAAAACCATCTAATCGAGTTACATATTCGGGATGTGCCAGAACTATACCTTCCAGCATTTCATTTTCCACATTTTCTACATCATTAATAAATTTTTTCATAAGACTTCCTCCTATAAATATTATTAGTATCTTCAAACATACTATAATAGTTTATACCCATTTGAAAGGTAAAAAAACGATATCAATTAGTTTTATTTAGCTGTGAAAAATTCATTTGATTACGCAAACACCAAATAAGTACAAAATATCGTACAGATAATCTCATTATCGTTATTTATACAATAATAAAGATGTTTTTTTTTATCTCAAAATAACTTTGAGCCATTTTCTCACGGTGCTTAAATGATTGCCGCTTTCATCGATTTAACATATGCTGATAAAATCTCAGCAGCATCTTCTCCATGTTGAGCAATCAATTTTACAATCGCACTACCAACGATAACGCCATCGGCAATTATGGCAATTTCGCTGGCCTGTTCCGGTGTCGATATTCCAAATCCGACCGCCACCGGGGTTTCAGTAACCTCACGAACATCAGCAATAATCGCTTTGAGGTCGGTTTTAATTTCAGTCCGAACACCGGTAACGCCCATCGACGAAACAAGGTAAATAAACCCTGTGGCGTCTTTGGCCAGCATCTGAATTCGATCTTGTGAAGTCGGAGCAATTAAAGTAATCACATCTACTTGATAAGCGTTCGCAATCTCCAGCACCTCTCCTTTTTCTTCATATGGCAGGTCCGGAATAATGATTCCATTAATTCCTGATTCCTGACAGGTTTTGAAAAAACGTTCAACGCCATAAACAAAGATCGGATTCATATAGGTTAAAAAGACCAGCGCAATATCAGACTTTTGACGAACCCGTTTTACCATCTCAAATACCTTATCCGTTGTAGCACCAGCATTTAAGGCACGACTATTAGCCAATTCAATCACTGGCCCCTCAGCGACCGGATCAGAAAAAGGAATGCCAATTTCGATCAGATCCGCTCCAGCTCGATCCATCGCCAGAATAAATTCTTCGGTTTTATCCAAAGATGGATCGCCGGCAGTCAAAAAAGCAATAAAGGCTTTTTGATTATTAAATATTTGTGTTATTTTATTTTTTGGTCGATTATTCATAAATTTGTTCTCCTTTATAACGGGCAATAGCGGCGACATCTTTATCTCCCCGTCCCGAAACATTAACCATAATAATTTCATCTTTGTTCATTTTAGGAGCTAACACCATGGCGTAGGCAATGGCATGAGCCGATTCGATGGCCGGAATAATCCCCTCGGTTCGCGACAAATATTCAAAAGCGGCTACTGCTTCATCATCGGTGATGGGAATATATTCCGCTCGTTTAGTATCATGAAGATTAGCGTGTTCCGGTCCGATTCCAGGATAATCAAGTCCTGCCGAAATTGAATAAACCGGAGCAATCTGGCCATATTCGTCCTGACAGAAATATGATTTCATGCCATGAAAAATTCCGAGGGTACCATTTGCGATAGTTGCGGCGTTTTGGACCGTATCAACCCCTTTTCCGGCCGCTTCACAGCCAATCAGGCGCACCTCTTTATCGGGGATAAAATGATAGAAAGCACCAATGGCATTGCTGCCGCCACCAACACAGGCAATCACGGCACTTGGCAGTTTACCTTCTTTGGTCAGAATCTGTTCGCGGGCTTCCTTACTGATGATACTTTGGAAGTCACGAACCATTTCTGGAAATGGATGCGGCCCCATCACCGAACCTAACACATAGTGGGTATCATCAACCCGCGTCGTCCATTCTCTGAAGGTTTCGTTAACCGCATCTTTTAATGTCATTGTCCCGGAAGTCACGACATGGACTTTGGCGCCTAATAACTCCATTCTAAAAACATTAAGAGCCTGACGGTCAGTATCCTCTTTGCCCATGAATATTTCACACTCAAAACCCATCAAGGCGGCAGCCGTAGCGGTGGCAACACCATGTTGTCCAGCTCCAGTTTCGGCAATAAGGCGGGTTTTTCCCATTTTTTTGGCCAATAATGCTTGACCTAAAACATTATTAATCTTATGTGACCCAGTATGATTTAAATCTTCCCGTTTAAGATAAATTTTTGCCCCCCCAAGATCGGCGGTCATTTTTTCGGCAAAATATAACCGTGATGGTCGGCCAGCATATTCATTTAAAAGTTCGGTTAATTCATCCTGAAAATCTTTATCATTTTTATAATAGGCATAGGCTTTTTCAACTTCAATAATTGCATTCATTAACGTTTCTGGTGTAAATTGACCACCATGGATTCCATATTTTCCTTTAGTCATTGCTCATTCTCCTAATTTTTTGAATAATATTTACGATTTTGTTCCGATCTTTTTTGCCATCTGATTCAACGCCACTGCTGATATCGACACAATAGGGATTAACTTTGGCAATCGCTATTTTGACATTATCGATATTAAGGCCACCAGCCAGAAAAAAACTGCCCTGAAAGTCGTTAATCAGATCCCAATTAAAAGCTTGTCCTGAACCACCGTATTGACCAGGATCATAAGTGTCAAATAAGTGATAATCAGCAGCGGTTTTGCGGATATCATTTTTGTTCTGAATCCGCATCGCCTGAATAATCGGGCAGGCGGTTTGTTCTCTAATCCGACGAATAGTCATCTCATCCTCATCACCATGGAGCTGAATCATCTCGATGACACCCTGATTGACAAGCTCAATTATTTCAGCAACAGGCTGATTAACAAAAACGCCGACTGCCTTAATGTCAGGATTTAACGAATTTTTTAAAGTTTTGGCCAGATCGCTACTTACTTGTCGTTTACTGTTTGCAAAAACAAACCCAATAAAATCTGGTTTTGCTTCATTTACTGCTTCAATATCAGCTATTCGGGATAAACCGCAGATTTTTATTTTAGTCATCCTAAATTCCTCGTAACTTGTTTAGTTCATCTTTCTTATTGCTACTTCGCATTAAGGTTTCGCCAATTAAAACTGCATTTGTTCCATTTATTTTTAAGTTATTGACGTCTTGCACCGTTTTAATACCGCTTTCGGAGACAAAGATAATTGTCTCCGGCACCATTTTTCGAAGCCGGATGCTATTATTAATATCCACTTCAAATGTTTTCAGGTCACGATTATTGACCCCGATCATGCGCGCTCCTGCTGCGAGTGCTGTTTTTACTTCGGCTTCGTCATGGGCTTCAACAAGCACCGATAATCCCAATGAATCGGCAAGGCCAATATACTTTTTAAGTTGTTCAGGTTCTAGAATTGAGCAAATTAATAGAATCGCATCGGCCTCTATTTGGCGGGATTCATAAATTTGGATTTCATCAATAATAAAATCTTTGCGTAGAATCGGAATACTCACCTCTTTTTTAATGGCTGTTAAATACTCATTAGCCCCTAAAAAAAAAGTTGGTTCAGTTAGCACTGAAATGGCCTGAGCACCAGCATCCTGATAGTCTCTGGCAATCTCCAAAAAAGGAAAAGCTTCGGCAATGATGCCTTTTGAAGGCGAAGCCTTTTTCACTTCACAGATAAAAGAAATCGCTTCTCCGGCTAGCGCTTTTTCAAATGCAAAGGGGGGTTCAGCTAATTTGATTTGACTTTTTAAAAATTCAATTCTACTCGCTTTCTTTAAATCAGCGACTCTTTTTTTCGTTGCAGTTACAATTTGATCAAGAATCATACTCAAACCTCAATGGCAATTTCATTACTTCGTTTAATAAAATCGTCCAATTTTTGCTTGGCTTTTCCCGAATCAATCAGGTCTTGAGCCAATGTCACACAGTCTCTTAACGTCATATCATGATGTGACATATACAAACAAAAAGCACTATTTAAAACGACCACGTCGCGTTTAGGTCCATGTTCTCCATCAAGTACACTGCGTGCAATTTGGGCATTTTCATCTTTTTCACCACCAATAAGATCATTTAACGTACAACGCTTTAAACCAAACTGTTCAGGGGTAATAAAAAAGCTGTTGATTTTGCCGTCTGCTATTTCACAAATCGTGGTGGTATCGGTTAAGGTAATCTCGTCCAAACCATCATGACCATGAACGACCATTCCGCGTTTGACTTTAAGTTTATTAAGAACGTTAGCCAGCGGTTCCACCAAATTTTCGTCATAAACTCCTAGCAACTGCATATTCGCACCAGCCGGATTCGCGAGCGGCCCAAGAATATTAAAGATCGTTCGAATTCCCAGCTCTTTTCGCACTGGACCAGCATATTTCATCGACGCATGATAAGTTGGTGCAAACATAAAACAAATCCCTAATTCGTTCAGAATAACGGAACTTTTTGAGGCTGACAGCTCAATATTTACTCCCAAGGCTTCCAATAAATCGGCACTCCCGCATTTGCTGGAAACACTACGATTGCCATGTTTGGCCACTGGAACCTCACCCGCGGCAATGACGAAAGCCGAAACCGTGGATATATTAAACGTCGAAACTTCGTCACCCCCAGTTCCGACAATATCCAACACATCCGTTTTAGGCTGGATTTTGGTGCATTTTTCACGCATAACCATTGCACAGGCGGTGATTTCGTCAATGGTTTCCCCTTTCATCCGCATCGCCGTCAGAAAAGCACCAATCTGGGCATTCGTAGCTTCTCCGTTCATAATCTGATTCATAACATCCTGGGTTCGTTTCAGAGATAAATTTTTACCGTTGACGATATCATAAATTGCTGGTTTAATCATTTTTTTCATTTCCTATCTTTAAAAAATTTTCGATCATCTTATATCCATCTTTAGTCAGGATCGATTCCGGATGAAATTGAACCCCATACACGTCATATTCACGATGTTTAACCGCCATTACTTCGCCATCATGATCCTCAGCAATGATCAAAAGTTCATCAGGCAAGGTATTTCGTTCTGCTCCCAATGAATGATAACGACCTACCTCAATAATCGGTGGTAACCCTCGAAAAATGGGGCTGCCATTAGCTATGTGGACGATACTCTGTTTCCCATGCATCAGTGTTTTAGCATAAGTTATTTTCCCACCTAAAACCTCACAAATCGCCTGATGTCCCAAACACACACCTAAAATCGGCGTTTTATCTTTAAAATAATCAATCACCGCTTCACAAATTCCTGCATCTGCTGGTCTTCCCGGTCCCGGCGAAATAATAATATGATCCGGTTTTAAGGCGATAATCTCGTTCAACGTATATTCATCGTTTTTGATCACGCAAACATTCGGATTGATGATCCCCACGTATTGGTAAAGGTTGTAGGAAAAGCTATCATAATTATCAATTAATAAAATCATTATTCTACCTCCTGAGCCCGTTCCAGCGCTTCAAACATCGCCCTGGCTTTGTTATGTGCTTCAGTAAATTCATTTTCAGGAACACTGTCAGCAACGATACCGGCCCCAGCCGAAACGTAGACTTTATCATTTTTCTTGACTGCCATTCGGATTGCTATACACATATCCATATTTCCGGAAAAATCAATATAACCAACTGCACCGCCATAAACTCCACGTTTTTGCCCTTCCAACTGATTAATGATTTCAATCGCTCTTTTTTTAGGAGCTCCCGAAAGTGTTCCCGCTGGTAACACAGCCGCAATGGCATCCAACTGGTCCAATCCTTTTTTTAAAGTTCCAGTAACGGTGGAAGAAATATGTGATACATGGGAATACTTCACAACCTCCTGATAGGTTTCAACTTTTACCGTTCCAAATTCACTGATTTTGCCTAAATCATTTCGGCCCAGATCCACAAGCATATTATGTTCACTTAATTCTTTTTCATCTTTAAGCAGTTCAGCGATAAAAACCTCATCTTCCGCCGGCGTTTTTCCGCGTGGACAAGTTCCGGCAATCGGAAAAGTCGCTAATTTAGAATTTTTTAACGCTATCAGCGTTTCCGGAGAAGCTCCCGCAACTTGAATTGTTTCAAAATCAAGATAAAACATATAGGGTGAAGGATTGATCGTTCGAAGCAAACGATAGGTTGAAAGCAAATCGCCCTCAAAATCCGCTTCCATCCGATTAGCAATCACAGCTTGAAAAATATCACCCTGATAAATATGCTCTTTTGTTTTTTTTACCATATCACAATAATATTCTTTGGAAAAAAGTGACTTAAACTCTGAGGTTACTCGACCTTTAAATGGGACGCTACTGTTGCAATTTTTAATTAACGATTCAATTTCTTTCAGTTTAATCACGCCATCAATGTAATTTGTTTCAAACTGATCGGTTTTAATATTGACAATCACGATAATTTTTTGCCTAAGATGATCATAGGCAATAACCTTGTCAAAAAGCATCAGGTTCAAGTCATCAAAATTCTCATCATTTTTATTTTCCAGAATCAAATTAGTTTCAGTGTACTTAACAAAATCATAGGACACGTACCCCACAAATCCGCCCGTAAAAACTGGTAAGAAATCCAACTTAGGACTTTTCCATTGAGCAAGAATTCCCCGCACCACAGTTCGCGGATCAGCTTTTAAAATTTCACTCGATTTTCCTTTTTTTATCGTTACCTCACCATCGATGCATTGAATCGAAAGGGTTGGATCATAGCCCAAAAATGAATAACGCCCCCATTTTTCTCCACCCTCGACACTTTCCAGCAGATAGCTCTTTTTTCCGGTTGACTTTAAACATTTCAAAATTTCAATAGGTGTCTTAATATCCGAAAAAAGTTCAAGACTGATGGGAATACTCTGATAGCTTTTATAATAACTTCGGGCTTCCTCCATAGATGGTTTAATCATAATTGTTTCCTTTCTTTTTCGTTAGCACTACCACGTACTAACAATGATTATTTTTGATATTTTTCTAAGCATTTAAGTATGAATCAAAATCAGCACCATTTTTAGATATTGCTATTTTTTTGAAATAAAAAAACGCTCGTCCATGACTAATAAAATTAATCAAGGACGAGCGAAAATAGTTCAACCCGCGATACCACCTTTATTTACAGAGACTTCCCCCTGTACACTCTGCAGAATACTAACATATTCCTCGCAACTGACGTATGCGTCACGTCGCAGAATACTTAGAAAACAATTGTTTTCCTTTGACTGCGCCCTCAATGGTCCATTTGATGTTCTGCGTTGTGCGAGGCTCTCAGCCTTCCTCGCTCTCTGTAACTGCACGATTCACCGTTATCTCCACGTCTACGGTTTGATGATCTATTAAATTATACAAATCATAATCTAAATTATTTATCTTGTCAAATATTTTTTTACAATTCTGGTTTTTATTAAGACATTAAAAACTGCCGGTCCGATATTTTAACCGTTTTGCCAGATAGACAAACTAGTTGACTGTCATTTTCATCGGGGTAAAACGAATACCTTTGTTCTCCTGCTCGCTTTCAGTAGCTACAAACCCCAAGCGCTCATAGACCTTAACTGCGTAGGGTGACGAATTAACTGTCAGCACAATGGGCCTTTGATATTTTTCATTTTTCAAATCAGTAACAACATTATTAAAAAGTTGCGTTGCTATTTTTTTATTCTGATGGTCTTTATGAACAAACATCAATGAAATATGAAAATGATCACGGGTTCCAATGACCCCAATAATGTTATTGTTTTCATAAAATCCCCAAAGTTTTTTATGCCCACTGATAATATCCTCAGCCATTTCTTCCAGTTTGTATTCAAGATAATCGTTGAAGGTTTTATTTCCTTCCGGTGAATAGTCTTCCGCGATGAATTCACTAAAAACCTGATTTACTAAATCAATTGCTTCTTTTAAGTCGGTATCGTTTATTATTCGTATCATTTTCAACCTCTAATTTGATGTCATTGGGATGATTTTTAATTAGTACCATTTTTACGTTTTAATCAAAATGGTTTGAGTATCGTTTAAAACTATTTAATCGTCCAGACAATCACTCTATCTCATATTACTATTGTAAATGATGTTTTTGAACACCGTCAAGATAATAATTCCACCTGTAAATGGATGAAATTGGATAATCGAAAAAAGCTCATGATTTTACCCGATGATCATAAAATTTTGTCTTGATAAGCTGTTTTCAATGTGACTATTAAAGATAACCTAAACATCTTCGACTACAATTGTAAAATTTGAGATTTTTTTTAATCTCGTCATAATAATGTGTTAAAATTAAACAAAATCAGATGTGAACAAAAGTATTATTTAAACAAAAAGGGATAACGCTAATATGAAACGGAGATTATTATGAAAAAATTCAACAAGAATTCAGTAGCCAGTAAAATTGTGGCCCTGGTTTTATTTATTGTAGCTTTAGCTCTTTTAGCGATTGGCATTATTGTTACTGTTCTTAATATCAACAGTGAAAATCAACAGATTAACGAGCGAATGAATCTACAACTCAGCAATACAATTGGAAATGTCGAAAAAGCGCTCGAGAGTCATAGCAAAATTATTAGCAGTTTAAGTCGATCCATTGGGGTATCTGGTGTTCGGATGACAACCGCGGATTACAATACACTACTCACTGAACAAGTCAATCTGAATACTGATACCTATGGCGTCGGAGTCTGGTTCGATTATAATAAATATCAACCTGGTCTGAAATATTTTGGTCCTTATGCCTATCGAGACGGTTCAAATATTGTTTTTGAGGAGGCGTTATACAGTACCGATGAATACGACTATCCGAACCAGGACTGGTATCTAATTGGTAAAAACGCTGATGGTAAAATAGCCTGGTCAAGCCCCTTTAAAGACGATACTCTGGGGATTTCGATGGTAACAGCGAGCGCTGCATTTGATGACAACAATAAAAATTTTAGCGGTGTCGTCACCGGCGATATCGATTTAACCAGTCTTCAACAAATGGTCAATGATATCAAAGTGGGTGAAACCGGTCGTGCGTTCCTTGTCGATCAAACCGGTCTTTATATTGCGGATCAAGATACCGCTAAAGTAATGAATGTCAATCTGTTGGAAGACCCTAATCAGACCCTGTCAAAACTTGGCTCAAGTATCATCAGTGGCGAAAATGGTACCGGCGTTTTTACTGATGCCTCCGGAAAAAATAATATTTATTATGCCACGATTCCTTCCACCGGCTGGACGTTAGCTATTATGGAACCACAAAGCGAACTGAATCAACCAATAATGATGCTGATTTATCAACTTTTGGGTTTATTCCTCGTAACTCTTTTGATTCTGAGTTTCATTATTACAAAATTGATTAAAGGTGTGGTCAACCCCATCGTTTTAATCACCGAGCTGTTTCATAAAGCTGAAATCGGAGATTTCGATAGTACTATCTCTGATGATATTATCGCCCGAAATGATGAATTAGGAAAACTTGGTCAGTCTTTTAATAAACTATCGGAAAATATTCAAGAAAATATTATCATTTTAGAACAAATATCGGTCGGAAATTTAAATGTTCAGGTAAATGTCAAATCAGATAAAGATATCCAGTCAAAAAGTTTAATTGAGGTTATTGAAAATCTGAAAAACCTGGAAACGGAAGTAGAGATGCTAACTGAATCAGCAATGGCAGGTAACTTGTCCATTCGCAGTGAAGTCAACAAATTCCAAGGTAAATATCACGATATTGTCGTCGGTATGAACAATACCTTGGATGCTGTTATTGAACCATTAATACTTTCCGCCAATTACGTCGAAATGATCAGCAAAGGGAATATTCCCGAGACAATTTCCGCTTCATTTAATGGCGACTTTAATACCATTAAAATCAATCTTAACAATTGTATTAGCAACATCAATGCAATGGTATCTGATGTTGATATGCTATCAGCAGCGGCGCTAGAAGGTCAATTAGAAATCCAGGCTGACGAAACGAAACACAGTGGCGATTATAAAAAAATAATCCGGGGCTTTAACAACACTCTGGAAACGCTATTACACCCCATAAATGAAGCCCGTGAAGTGATGACCAAGATGGCTGCCAACGATTATTCTATTGCGATGAACGGTGAGTATAAAGGCGATATGGCAGATTTTGCTCAGGAAATCAACTTGGTTCTGGCGAGACTCTTAAATGTTCAGGAAGCATTTATCCAGATCTCCAAAGGCGATACCAGTCGACTCAATGAATTCATCACGATTGGCCACCGTTCCGAAAATGACCGGCTCACCCCATCCATTGTTGCGACATTGAGTACAATTAATAACCTTATTGAAGAATCACGAAATCTTGCCGAAGCAGGCATCCATGGAAATCTTACCGTTCGGAGTGATGTTTCGAAATTTGAAGGGGGGTATCGCGACATTGTTGATGGCTTCAATCAAACTCTCGATGCCATTGAAAAGCCTATCAGCGAAGCTACTCTTGTGTTGGA
This is a stretch of genomic DNA from Acetobacterium woodii DSM 1030. It encodes these proteins:
- the dhaM gene encoding dihydroxyacetone kinase phosphoryl donor subunit DhaM → MVGIVVVSHSQKIAEGAVELSKQMAPDVKIAAAGGMEDGSIGTDVSKILTAIETVQQGDGVVILVDLGSAVMSSEMAIEMLDDSSKVKIVDSPIVEGAVFSSVEASIGSSLEEVMEVLANAKTYKKF
- the dhaL gene encoding dihydroxyacetone kinase subunit DhaL; translation: MATKAEVLDFIRVYADKMAEHRQELTDLDQAIGDGDHGINMSRGFKAVIEKLPAVEEKNIDDILKNVGMTLVSTVGGASGPLYGTAFMKASAAVKGKETLSNEDIILAFDEAVGGIQYRGKAVKGEKTILDSMIPAIDAIKTSIANGKTMTEALVDAEQAAWEGVEYTKTIIATKGRASYLGERSLGHQDPGATSMAYVFQAAKEVALKAGN
- the dhaK gene encoding dihydroxyacetone kinase subunit DhaK: MKKFINDVENVENEMLEGIVLAHPEYVTRLDGFDVLVRADKKVGKVALVSGGGSGHEPSHGGFVGKGMLDGAVAGSVFTSPTPDQVFEAIKAVDAGEGVLLVIKNYTGDIMNFEMAAELAEAEGIKVANVVTNDDVAVEDSLYTTGRRGVAGTVFVHKIAGAKAETGASLEDVKATAEKVIANIHTMGVALKPCTVPAAGKPGFELSEDEMELGIGIHGEPGTERKPIQTADEIVDYLMERILKDMNPGAGDEVAVMVNGAGATPPMELYILNRRVQQILADKGIKVVKTFVGDYMTSIDMAGASITLLKLDAELKDLLLAPADTIGFKIY
- the trpA gene encoding tryptophan synthase subunit alpha, coding for MNNRPKNKITQIFNNQKAFIAFLTAGDPSLDKTEEFILAMDRAGADLIEIGIPFSDPVAEGPVIELANSRALNAGATTDKVFEMVKRVRQKSDIALVFLTYMNPIFVYGVERFFKTCQESGINGIIIPDLPYEEKGEVLEIANAYQVDVITLIAPTSQDRIQMLAKDATGFIYLVSSMGVTGVRTEIKTDLKAIIADVREVTETPVAVGFGISTPEQASEIAIIADGVIVGSAIVKLIAQHGEDAAEILSAYVKSMKAAII
- the trpB gene encoding tryptophan synthase subunit beta; this translates as MTKGKYGIHGGQFTPETLMNAIIEVEKAYAYYKNDKDFQDELTELLNEYAGRPSRLYFAEKMTADLGGAKIYLKREDLNHTGSHKINNVLGQALLAKKMGKTRLIAETGAGQHGVATATAAALMGFECEIFMGKEDTDRQALNVFRMELLGAKVHVVTSGTMTLKDAVNETFREWTTRVDDTHYVLGSVMGPHPFPEMVRDFQSIISKEAREQILTKEGKLPSAVIACVGGGSNAIGAFYHFIPDKEVRLIGCEAAGKGVDTVQNAATIANGTLGIFHGMKSYFCQDEYGQIAPVYSISAGLDYPGIGPEHANLHDTKRAEYIPITDDEAVAAFEYLSRTEGIIPAIESAHAIAYAMVLAPKMNKDEIIMVNVSGRGDKDVAAIARYKGEQIYE
- a CDS encoding phosphoribosylanthranilate isomerase, producing MTKIKICGLSRIADIEAVNEAKPDFIGFVFANSKRQVSSDLAKTLKNSLNPDIKAVGVFVNQPVAEIIELVNQGVIEMIQLHGDEDEMTIRRIREQTACPIIQAMRIQNKNDIRKTAADYHLFDTYDPGQYGGSGQAFNWDLINDFQGSFFLAGGLNIDNVKIAIAKVNPYCVDISSGVESDGKKDRNKIVNIIQKIRRMSND
- the trpC gene encoding indole-3-glycerol phosphate synthase TrpC → MILDQIVTATKKRVADLKKASRIEFLKSQIKLAEPPFAFEKALAGEAISFICEVKKASPSKGIIAEAFPFLEIARDYQDAGAQAISVLTEPTFFLGANEYLTAIKKEVSIPILRKDFIIDEIQIYESRQIEADAILLICSILEPEQLKKYIGLADSLGLSVLVEAHDEAEVKTALAAGARMIGVNNRDLKTFEVDINNSIRLRKMVPETIIFVSESGIKTVQDVNNLKINGTNAVLIGETLMRSSNKKDELNKLRGI
- the trpD gene encoding anthranilate phosphoribosyltransferase, producing the protein MIKPAIYDIVNGKNLSLKRTQDVMNQIMNGEATNAQIGAFLTAMRMKGETIDEITACAMVMREKCTKIQPKTDVLDIVGTGGDEVSTFNISTVSAFVIAAGEVPVAKHGNRSVSSKCGSADLLEALGVNIELSASKSSVILNELGICFMFAPTYHASMKYAGPVRKELGIRTIFNILGPLANPAGANMQLLGVYDENLVEPLANVLNKLKVKRGMVVHGHDGLDEITLTDTTTICEIADGKINSFFITPEQFGLKRCTLNDLIGGEKDENAQIARSVLDGEHGPKRDVVVLNSAFCLYMSHHDMTLRDCVTLAQDLIDSGKAKQKLDDFIKRSNEIAIEV
- a CDS encoding anthranilate synthase component II, whose product is MILLIDNYDSFSYNLYQYVGIINPNVCVIKNDEYTLNEIIALKPDHIIISPGPGRPADAGICEAVIDYFKDKTPILGVCLGHQAICEVLGGKITYAKTLMHGKQSIVHIANGSPIFRGLPPIIEVGRYHSLGAERNTLPDELLIIAEDHDGEVMAVKHREYDVYGVQFHPESILTKDGYKMIENFLKIGNEKND